One stretch of candidate division TA06 bacterium DNA includes these proteins:
- a CDS encoding DUF4097 family beta strand repeat protein, whose product MSEETIKILKMLEGGRISSKEADSLLSALNKGKPNRHHHWQDASDLHETLGQINPGRIVAEAMAGVRESLKDIHIEIDDIHGSEKAEEEKEIVVPAAGITAISINQPRSDFEITGAETDQITITADIQVWAEDRDEAREKLKSLDISTETENGVLKIKVDGPPWTKKRRAKVDFTIVMPKNIAAEISSASGEISVQNLLNGCRLNTASGEIEIFGCRGESNLSSASGDIEVNGCTETVLKINTASGDIVVNGCSGSLSFQTVSGDASISLSGNIQGQTVSGDVDIKADRAGEMKIRSTSGDIQFQGPVAEGSSAVINTVSGDVSVGLGADSSAAIEAATVSGDIDCEMGLKDLRQSNRSLSGNLGSGRGSLNVKTVSGDITIS is encoded by the coding sequence ATGTCCGAAGAAACCATCAAAATACTGAAGATGCTGGAAGGCGGCAGGATCAGCTCCAAGGAAGCCGACTCCCTGCTCTCGGCCCTGAACAAGGGTAAACCAAACCGGCACCACCACTGGCAGGATGCTTCCGACCTGCACGAGACCCTGGGCCAGATAAACCCCGGAAGGATAGTGGCCGAAGCCATGGCCGGGGTCCGGGAAAGCCTGAAGGACATTCACATAGAAATCGATGATATCCACGGCTCGGAAAAGGCTGAAGAGGAAAAAGAGATCGTAGTGCCTGCTGCCGGCATCACCGCCATATCCATCAACCAGCCCCGCAGCGACTTTGAGATCACCGGCGCCGAGACAGACCAGATCACCATCACGGCCGACATCCAGGTCTGGGCCGAGGACCGGGACGAAGCCAGGGAAAAACTCAAATCCCTGGACATCAGCACCGAAACCGAGAATGGGGTTTTGAAGATCAAAGTGGACGGCCCGCCCTGGACCAAGAAGCGCCGGGCCAAGGTTGATTTCACCATTGTGATGCCGAAAAACATTGCCGCCGAGATATCCTCGGCCAGCGGAGAGATCTCGGTTCAAAACCTGCTCAATGGCTGCCGGCTCAACACCGCCTCGGGAGAGATCGAGATATTTGGATGCCGGGGTGAAAGCAACCTTTCCTCCGCCTCCGGCGACATCGAAGTCAACGGCTGTACTGAAACAGTCCTGAAGATCAACACCGCCAGCGGCGACATCGTGGTCAATGGTTGTTCCGGCAGCCTGTCCTTCCAGACCGTCAGCGGGGACGCCAGCATCTCCCTGTCGGGAAACATTCAGGGGCAGACGGTCAGCGGGGACGTCGACATCAAGGCCGACAGGGCCGGTGAAATGAAGATCCGCAGCACCAGCGGCGATATTCAGTTTCAGGGTCCGGTGGCCGAAGGCAGTTCAGCGGTCATCAACACCGTCTCGGGGGATGTATCGGTCGGGCTGGGCGCTGATTCCTCGGCGGCCATCGAGGCTGCCACCGTCAGCGGAGACATTGACTGCGAGATGGGCCTGAAAGATCTCCGCCAAAGCAACCGCAGTTTATCGGGAAACCTGGGCAGTGGCCGGGGGAGCCTAAACGTCAAAACCGTCAGCGGCGACATAACAATATCATAA
- a CDS encoding DUF2089 domain-containing protein, with protein MPKQTPNTCPACQGSMQISELRCSGCDTTVRGEFPLSPLGSLSEDQLDFIRTFVLSRGNIKEVESRLGISYPTVRNKLDDAIAALSGQAAKVMSRSEVLEALEAGKISAAQAVELLDQAGK; from the coding sequence ATGCCCAAACAAACACCAAACACCTGCCCGGCCTGTCAGGGCTCCATGCAGATCTCGGAACTACGGTGCTCCGGCTGCGACACCACCGTCCGGGGCGAGTTCCCCCTGTCCCCTCTGGGCAGCCTGAGCGAAGACCAGCTGGACTTCATCAGAACCTTTGTCCTCTCCCGGGGCAACATCAAGGAAGTGGAAAGCCGGCTGGGCATATCATACCCCACCGTCCGCAACAAGCTGGACGACGCCATCGCCGCCCTGTCCGGGCAGGCGGCCAAAGTGATGAGCCGCTCGGAAGTGCTGGAGGCCTTGGAAGCGGGAAAGATCAGCGCCGCCCAGGCGGTGGAGCTGCTGGACCAAGCCGGAAAGTAA
- a CDS encoding aspartyl protease family protein, whose translation MKNIKIILISCIMMIGSLLVAFETKQAQMTGVIFNQGNSAMNIPFELSNNLICLQVRVNGSEPAVFILDTGAGFNVIDSAFAAGIGLDLSKRQVSKRTGASYSQLSGLTFSLPGLEARGQTGKVQPLAMLSPFAGVPIAGILGYDFIKHFVFKIDYARARICFYDPKEFRYQGKGEQVPFELAPDLNWPVITVRIDPEKGEPRDIRLLIDTGAIGPLQINIPDLCRTTIPNTVTMGITGSGMGGVVGRMKSVSFGRTPLEFPLAVMPEAAAGETEDPIAKAVGQVSQGNFGGEIMRRFTVTFDYPNKLMILEPNRDFKKTMEHDMCGTFIIDQYQPVRGFQVLAVTPGSPAEKAGIQTGDLITSINGKEAGKVSLSQAKDLFRHDGKKITLAVRRGEQTLEIKFKLQRMI comes from the coding sequence ATGAAAAATATCAAAATCATCTTAATATCTTGCATCATGATGATCGGATCCTTGCTTGTTGCTTTTGAAACAAAGCAGGCCCAAATGACCGGTGTAATATTCAATCAGGGAAACAGTGCCATGAACATACCATTTGAACTGTCCAATAATTTGATCTGCCTTCAGGTCCGCGTCAACGGTTCAGAACCAGCCGTTTTCATCTTGGACACCGGGGCCGGCTTCAATGTCATTGACTCCGCCTTCGCCGCAGGCATAGGACTGGACCTCTCGAAACGCCAGGTATCCAAGCGGACCGGAGCCTCCTACAGCCAGCTGTCCGGGCTGACCTTCTCCCTTCCGGGGCTGGAGGCCAGGGGCCAGACGGGCAAGGTTCAGCCGCTGGCCATGCTGTCGCCTTTCGCCGGTGTTCCCATCGCCGGTATCCTGGGCTACGACTTCATCAAACACTTCGTTTTCAAGATAGACTACGCCCGGGCCAGGATTTGTTTCTATGATCCGAAAGAATTCAGATACCAAGGCAAGGGCGAACAGGTGCCGTTCGAGTTGGCGCCGGACCTTAACTGGCCGGTGATCACCGTCCGGATAGACCCGGAGAAGGGCGAACCCCGGGACATCCGGCTGCTGATCGACACCGGAGCGATAGGGCCCCTGCAGATAAACATTCCGGACCTTTGCCGGACCACCATCCCCAACACCGTTACCATGGGCATCACCGGCTCGGGAATGGGCGGCGTGGTGGGCAGAATGAAATCGGTTTCCTTCGGCCGGACCCCTCTCGAATTTCCGTTGGCCGTGATGCCTGAAGCTGCCGCCGGGGAGACCGAAGACCCCATAGCCAAGGCTGTGGGCCAGGTAAGCCAGGGGAACTTCGGAGGTGAGATCATGCGCCGCTTCACTGTAACCTTCGACTACCCCAACAAATTAATGATCCTGGAACCCAACCGGGATTTCAAAAAGACCATGGAACATGACATGTGCGGGACTTTCATCATCGACCAGTACCAGCCGGTCAGGGGGTTCCAGGTGCTGGCGGTCACCCCCGGCTCCCCGGCCGAGAAGGCAGGCATCCAGACCGGCGACCTGATCACCTCGATCAACGGCAAGGAAGCCGGCAAAGTATCCCTAAGCCAGGCCAAGGACCTGTTCCGGCATGACGGAAAGAAGATCACCCTGGCTGTCAGGCGCGGAGAGCAGACGCTGGAGATTAAATTCAAACTGCAAAGAATGATCTAA
- a CDS encoding tetratricopeptide repeat protein, whose translation MEFDNSRHRYKVTSLWLASLDSSAAGGYWPFALLNKKADLLQTLGEWENAEMVFQSNLAWLENTSHLGYLTETQNRLAQLLTNMGNYDEAFELYRESEQIQTGNGDTEGLGHTYDGIAEIYHNQGDYPKAMECLDKALELAEHNGNRGTVCRATGNMGIIYYQMGDYDKAIEYYERAATLAREMGDAESMVASVGNIGLIYEERGEFQKSMEYAQKYLVLARQLGNLQMESYALCNIGTIYFELDDYINALDCFDKYHAISRQMADKQGLILASDNLGTVYLNQGKYEQSLEYFNFALSLAKELGNKEDQGRVLGHLGNYCKQRGDHTKAIDYYQQAIKITEEINSKYFLCYALHNLAELYYDRESFEETERLNSKALEIAREIQSKEIVFKTSLLNILASHRRNQVGNAPDLSAIEDLAFGDREQAELNFQKFIFTGNAEFRQNALALYHKIYEKTMNLSYQQKISLLDKNS comes from the coding sequence ATGGAATTTGACAATAGCCGACATAGATACAAAGTGACCAGCCTGTGGCTGGCCAGCCTGGACTCCTCGGCGGCCGGAGGGTACTGGCCTTTCGCCCTTTTGAACAAAAAGGCCGACCTGCTGCAGACACTGGGAGAATGGGAGAACGCCGAGATGGTCTTCCAGAGCAACCTGGCCTGGCTGGAGAACACCAGCCACCTCGGCTATTTGACCGAGACCCAGAACCGCCTGGCCCAGTTATTGACCAACATGGGAAATTATGACGAGGCCTTTGAGCTTTACCGGGAATCGGAGCAGATCCAGACCGGAAACGGCGACACCGAAGGCCTGGGACACACCTACGACGGTATCGCCGAGATCTACCACAACCAAGGCGACTACCCCAAGGCCATGGAATGCCTGGACAAGGCTCTGGAACTGGCCGAGCATAACGGCAACCGGGGCACGGTCTGCCGGGCCACCGGCAACATGGGAATCATATATTACCAGATGGGCGATTACGACAAGGCCATTGAATACTATGAGCGGGCGGCGACCCTGGCCAGGGAGATGGGCGACGCCGAATCGATGGTGGCCTCGGTCGGGAACATCGGACTGATCTATGAGGAACGGGGCGAATTCCAGAAAAGCATGGAGTATGCCCAGAAGTATCTGGTACTGGCCCGCCAGTTGGGAAATCTCCAGATGGAAAGCTACGCCCTGTGCAACATCGGCACCATATACTTTGAGCTGGATGACTACATCAACGCGCTGGACTGCTTTGACAAGTACCATGCCATCTCCCGGCAGATGGCAGATAAGCAGGGACTGATCCTGGCCAGCGACAACCTGGGAACGGTTTACCTTAACCAGGGAAAGTATGAACAAAGCCTGGAATATTTCAACTTTGCCTTGTCACTGGCCAAAGAACTGGGGAACAAGGAGGACCAGGGCCGGGTGCTGGGCCATCTGGGGAATTACTGCAAGCAAAGAGGTGATCATACCAAAGCAATAGATTACTACCAGCAGGCCATCAAGATCACCGAAGAAATAAACAGCAAATATTTTTTATGCTACGCCCTCCACAACCTGGCCGAACTGTATTATGACCGGGAGAGTTTCGAAGAAACGGAAAGATTGAATTCCAAGGCCCTGGAAATTGCCCGGGAGATCCAAAGCAAGGAAATAGTGTTCAAAACCAGTCTCTTGAATATCCTGGCGTCCCACCGCCGGAACCAGGTTGGAAACGCCCCGGATCTTTCGGCGATCGAGGACCTGGCGTTCGGCGACCGGGAGCAGGCAGAGCTTAATTTTCAGAAATTCATTTTTACCGGAAATGCGGAATTCCGGCAAAATGCTTTGGCCTTATATCATAAAATATATGAGAAAACGATGAACCTGTCATATCAACAAAAAATATCGCTGTTGGACAAAAATTCCTAA
- a CDS encoding ROK family protein, with product MRTALIGLDLGGTNIKGVLLDAKTLKTVHLLQGPTAARRGARAVIGTMAGAIRDLLAWAAVNKMNVRSIGIGSAGLVNRGTVRNSPNLPGWQNAVPLERLLKKELPGLKIPLTIDNDANCFVLAEAFCGAGKGFQNVVGLTLGTGVGGGLVLDGKLYRGSTGGAGELGHTSIKYDGPRCLCGNKGCLEAMVGANAIIARYGSFISKTNPSAPLRARNQKSKITVADISDQAKKGESAAIRALAETGTLLGVGLANYTNIFNPQTIVIGGGVAQAGNYILDPAIKEMKRRAMPFNILGIKVKPAKLGPWAGAIGAALLAKKK from the coding sequence ATGAGAACCGCCTTAATAGGCCTTGATCTCGGCGGCACCAACATCAAAGGTGTGCTGCTGGACGCCAAAACGCTGAAAACCGTCCACCTGCTGCAGGGCCCCACCGCCGCCCGGCGCGGGGCCCGTGCCGTGATCGGCACCATGGCCGGGGCTATCCGTGATCTTTTGGCCTGGGCCGCGGTAAACAAGATGAATGTGCGGTCGATCGGCATCGGTTCGGCCGGCCTGGTGAACCGGGGAACCGTCCGCAACTCCCCCAATCTTCCCGGCTGGCAGAATGCTGTGCCATTGGAGCGCCTGCTGAAAAAAGAACTGCCGGGATTGAAGATCCCCCTGACCATAGACAACGACGCCAACTGCTTTGTGCTGGCCGAGGCTTTTTGCGGAGCGGGAAAGGGATTTCAGAATGTGGTCGGCCTGACCCTGGGCACCGGGGTGGGCGGTGGCCTGGTGCTTGACGGGAAGCTGTACCGCGGTTCCACCGGGGGCGCTGGAGAGCTGGGACACACCAGCATAAAATACGACGGACCCCGCTGTCTCTGCGGAAACAAAGGGTGTCTGGAAGCAATGGTAGGGGCAAACGCCATCATAGCGCGCTATGGCAGTTTTATTTCAAAAACCAACCCTTCGGCCCCGCTCAGGGCAAGAAATCAAAAATCAAAAATAACAGTAGCTGACATTTCAGACCAAGCCAAAAAAGGCGAGTCGGCCGCGATAAGGGCACTGGCCGAGACCGGGACCCTGCTGGGGGTGGGCCTGGCCAACTACACCAACATCTTCAATCCCCAGACCATAGTGATCGGCGGCGGGGTGGCCCAGGCCGGAAACTATATCCTGGATCCGGCCATTAAGGAAATGAAACGACGGGCCATGCCCTTCAATATCCTCGGAATAAAAGTGAAACCGGCCAAACTGGGACCCTGGGCCGGAGCCATCGGCGCAGCCCTGCTGGCGAAGAAAAAATAA
- the valS gene encoding valine--tRNA ligase: MKSIPEKYDFSLVEKHWVETWLKQGIYDWNPAVERAKTFAVDTPPPTVSGSLHVGSAFGYVQQDVIVRQRRMKGLNIFYPMGWDDNGLPTERRVQNMFHVRCNPHLSHQKDFVPKNNKKEPAEEISRDNFIELCHQVTKQDEEVFKSLWQHLGLSIDWSLEYATIDDHCRRTSQLSFLKLLKDGRAYTSFAPHLWDVDFKTAVSQAEVEDKVLPGHFHNIRFGIEGGGSFVIATTRPELLPACVAVIAHPDDERYKPYFGKNAVTPLFKARVPIIANEKADPEKGTGILMVCTFGDMMDVEWWKQYQLPLRQVIGHDGRMMDVSFGAPGWDSADPAAAGKFYSEIKGKTAKQAQAKVVEMLRSKDGEALPGLGVPLTEEPKPIEHPVKMYEKGERPLEIIPTMQWFIRIMDLKEELLEQGRKIKWHPQHMRTRYEDWVKGLNQDWCVSRQRYFGVPIPVWYPLDAEGNPIYQKPIMPSEDQLPIDPQSHPAPGYEASQRDKPHGFTADPDVLDTWATSSMTPQIASHWAKDPGRHQKVFPMDIRPQGPEIIRTWAFYTIVKAYLHGKQIPWNNALINGWIMDPDRKKMSKSHGQAVTPEHLLVQFSSDGFRYWSAKARLGVDTMYDEANFANGKRLTTKLYNAVKFAAGHILTADQSKITPRAITDPLDLSFIGHLKQVVTRSGRYFENFEYADALQETEGFFWEKLCDNYLELIKVRAYQEGDSAGKLSALATLKFTLNVILRLFAPFIPYFTEEAWSWMFAAESGKQQSIHTSDWPDETEFKDIKPSAEGDPFGAAMEVLSAVRKVKSEAKVSVKTPLKALKISGSSEDLKVLKLVWQDVLGTVGAQEAEAVEGKAENGKFGVEAEL; the protein is encoded by the coding sequence ATGAAGAGTATCCCCGAAAAATACGATTTTTCCCTGGTGGAAAAACACTGGGTGGAGACCTGGCTGAAGCAGGGAATTTACGACTGGAACCCGGCCGTCGAGCGGGCCAAGACCTTTGCGGTGGACACCCCGCCGCCCACCGTCTCCGGCTCGCTTCACGTGGGCTCGGCCTTCGGCTACGTCCAACAGGACGTGATAGTGCGCCAGCGCCGGATGAAGGGCCTGAACATCTTCTACCCCATGGGCTGGGACGACAACGGCCTGCCCACCGAGCGCCGGGTGCAGAACATGTTCCACGTCCGCTGCAACCCCCATCTTTCCCATCAAAAGGACTTCGTTCCCAAAAACAATAAGAAGGAACCGGCGGAGGAGATCAGCCGCGATAATTTCATAGAACTATGCCACCAGGTCACCAAGCAGGACGAGGAGGTCTTCAAGTCGCTGTGGCAGCATCTGGGGCTGTCCATAGACTGGTCGCTGGAATACGCCACCATTGACGACCACTGCCGCAGGACCTCGCAGCTGTCATTCCTTAAACTGCTAAAGGACGGCCGGGCCTACACCAGCTTCGCCCCGCACCTCTGGGACGTGGACTTCAAGACCGCGGTCTCCCAGGCCGAGGTGGAGGACAAGGTGTTGCCGGGCCATTTCCATAATATCCGCTTTGGCATCGAGGGTGGAGGTTCTTTCGTCATCGCAACCACCAGGCCGGAACTGCTGCCGGCCTGCGTGGCCGTGATCGCCCATCCCGACGACGAACGCTACAAGCCGTATTTCGGCAAGAACGCTGTTACTCCGCTGTTTAAGGCCAGGGTCCCCATCATCGCCAACGAGAAGGCCGACCCGGAAAAGGGCACCGGCATACTGATGGTCTGCACCTTCGGCGACATGATGGACGTGGAGTGGTGGAAGCAGTATCAATTGCCCCTGCGCCAGGTGATCGGCCACGACGGACGGATGATGGACGTCAGTTTTGGCGCCCCGGGCTGGGACAGCGCCGATCCGGCCGCCGCCGGCAAGTTCTACTCTGAAATAAAGGGCAAGACCGCCAAGCAGGCGCAGGCCAAAGTAGTTGAGATGTTACGTAGTAAAGATGGAGAGGCCCTTCCGGGGCTGGGGGTTCCCTTGACCGAGGAACCAAAGCCCATAGAGCATCCGGTGAAGATGTACGAGAAGGGCGAGCGGCCGCTGGAGATCATCCCCACCATGCAGTGGTTCATCCGAATCATGGACCTTAAGGAGGAACTGCTGGAGCAGGGGCGGAAGATCAAATGGCACCCCCAGCACATGCGGACCCGTTACGAGGACTGGGTTAAGGGACTGAACCAGGACTGGTGCGTCAGCCGCCAGCGCTACTTTGGCGTGCCCATCCCGGTATGGTATCCGCTGGATGCCGAGGGCAATCCAATATACCAAAAGCCGATCATGCCGTCCGAAGACCAGCTGCCGATAGATCCCCAGTCGCACCCGGCCCCCGGTTACGAAGCGTCCCAGCGGGACAAGCCCCATGGCTTCACCGCCGACCCCGACGTCCTGGACACCTGGGCCACCAGCTCCATGACCCCGCAGATCGCCAGCCACTGGGCCAAAGATCCCGGGCGCCACCAAAAGGTCTTTCCCATGGACATCCGGCCCCAGGGTCCGGAGATCATCCGGACCTGGGCCTTTTACACCATCGTCAAGGCCTACCTGCACGGGAAGCAGATCCCCTGGAACAACGCGCTGATCAACGGCTGGATCATGGACCCCGACCGCAAGAAGATGTCCAAGAGCCACGGCCAGGCGGTGACCCCGGAGCACCTGCTGGTGCAGTTCTCCTCGGACGGGTTCCGCTACTGGTCCGCCAAGGCCCGGCTGGGGGTGGACACCATGTACGACGAGGCCAATTTCGCCAACGGCAAGCGCCTGACCACCAAGCTTTACAACGCGGTCAAGTTCGCGGCCGGGCACATCCTGACCGCCGACCAGTCAAAGATCACGCCCCGGGCCATCACCGATCCGCTGGACCTGAGTTTCATCGGACATCTGAAACAGGTGGTCACCAGGTCGGGAAGATACTTTGAGAATTTCGAGTACGCCGACGCTCTCCAGGAAACGGAAGGATTCTTCTGGGAGAAGCTGTGCGACAATTACCTGGAGCTGATCAAGGTCCGGGCCTACCAGGAAGGGGACTCGGCCGGCAAGCTTTCGGCCCTGGCCACCTTGAAGTTCACGCTGAATGTCATCCTAAGGCTGTTCGCCCCGTTCATTCCCTATTTCACCGAAGAGGCTTGGAGCTGGATGTTCGCGGCGGAGTCCGGGAAGCAGCAGTCTATTCATACCTCTGACTGGCCGGATGAAACGGAGTTCAAGGATATCAAACCTTCTGCCGAGGGAGACCCCTTTGGCGCGGCCATGGAGGTCTTAAGCGCCGTCCGTAAGGTCAAGAGCGAGGCCAAGGTCAGCGTCAAGACGCCGCTGAAGGCGCTGAAGATATCTGGAAGTTCCGAAGATCTGAAGGTGTTGAAGCTGGTCTGGCAGGATGTGCTGGGCACGGTTGGCGCGCAGGAGGCCGAGGCGGTCGAGGGAAAGGCAGAGAACGGTAAATTCGGGGTCGAAGCGGAACTTTAA